AAGAGCTGGGGAATGGCGGAAATTTTTCTCGCGGGCGTGCTGGTAAGTTTCGTCAAACTGATGGCATACGGCGATATCGGCGTCGGCAGCAGCTTTATCCCCTGGTGCTTCTTCTGCATTCTGCAACTCCGCGCGTTTCAGTGTGTTGACCGTCGCTGGCTGTGGGACGACATCGCCCCTATGCCCGTGATTAAACAGACGTTAACACCTGGCGTTCCCGGCATTCGTCAGGGATTACGCTCTTGTTCCTGCTGTACGGCGATCCTTCCGGCGGATGAGCATCTTTGCCCGCGCTGCGAAACGAAAGGGTATGTGCGCCGCAGAAACAGCCTGCAATGGACGCTGGCATTACTGTTCACGTCGATCATGCTGTATCTTCCAGCGAATATTTTGCCGATCATGATCACCGATTTACTGGGGTCGAAACTGCCTTCCACCATTCTTGAAGGGGTGGTTTTAATCTGGAGTGAAGGCTCTTATCCGGTCGCGGCGGTGATCTTTATCGCCAGTATTATGGTGCCGACGCTAAAAATGATCGCCATTGCCTGGCTGTGCTGGGACGCCAAAGGGCATGGCAAGCGTGACAGTGAACGCATGCACCTGATTTATGAAGTGGTGGAGTTTGTAGGTCGCTGGTCAATGATTGATGTGTTTGTTATCGCCGTGCTCTCTGCGCTGGTGCGCATGGGAGGTTTGATGAATATTTATCCAGCAATGGGTGCATTAATGTTTGCTTTAGTCGTCATTATGACAATGTTTTCTGCGATGACATTTGATCCGCGTCTGTCGTGGGATCGTGAACCAGAACCAGACCATGAGGAGTCCTGATAACATGGAATCTAAAAGTGGGGAAGCCAAAATCCAGAAGGTAAAAAACTGGTCTCCCGTGTGGATTTTTCCCATCGTCACTGCGCTGATTGGGGCATGGGTTCTGTTCTATCACTACAGCCATCAGGGACCGGTTGTGACCCTGATTACCAC
The sequence above is drawn from the Citrobacter amalonaticus genome and encodes:
- the pqiA gene encoding membrane integrity-associated transporter subunit PqiA gives rise to the protein MCEHHHAAKHILCSQCDMLVALPHLEHGQKAACPRCGTTLTVMWDAPRQRPTAYALVALFMLLLSNLFPFVNMNVAGVSSEVTLMQIPGVLFSENYASLGTFFLLFVQLVPAFCLLTILLLVNRVQMPAKLKAQLARILFQLKSWGMAEIFLAGVLVSFVKLMAYGDIGVGSSFIPWCFFCILQLRAFQCVDRRWLWDDIAPMPVIKQTLTPGVPGIRQGLRSCSCCTAILPADEHLCPRCETKGYVRRRNSLQWTLALLFTSIMLYLPANILPIMITDLLGSKLPSTILEGVVLIWSEGSYPVAAVIFIASIMVPTLKMIAIAWLCWDAKGHGKRDSERMHLIYEVVEFVGRWSMIDVFVIAVLSALVRMGGLMNIYPAMGALMFALVVIMTMFSAMTFDPRLSWDREPEPDHEES